Genomic window (Chryseobacterium sp. H1D6B):
GTCAGGCAAAACTTTTTTTAAATAATAACAAACAGCCTTCCCTTATTGTGAATGATCTCAAGCAAGGAGCAGACAGTTCAGGGGCTGTAGGTCTTTTTGTTGATGTTGGTACTGAAGGTTATTTCCGCAATCTGAAAATTACCCCGTCAAATTGATACGTAAGAGACAACCATTTACATACGTTAGAGGTTATAATACAAAAGCATCAATATAACAAAAGCTGAAATGTCTTTATTTAAAAAGTTATGAAAAGATTTTTAAAATGGGTCAAACGGATAGGACTAGGATTAGCTGCGCTGGCCGCATTGTTACTCATAGCAGGTTTTATTTTTGAAAGGATATGCAGAAATGACGCTGAAAAGATCAATCCTGACGGCAACTTTGTAGAAGTTGACGATCACCGTCTTCACTATTACAAAAAGGGAAACGGAGGGCCGACCGTCGTCTTCGAAACAGCATTTGATCCGGCAGGTCATCTTCAATGGTATCATATCCAGCAGGAATTGCCAAAGACCTATACAACGGTTTCTTATGACCGGTCAGGAATTCTATGGAGTGATCGGGGTCAGAACCCAAAATCAGGGGAACAGATGTCAAGAGAATTGCATCTTTTGCTCGAAAAAGCCAATATGCCTAAACCTTATATTCTTGTCGGGCATTCATTCGGAGGAACTCTTGTCCGGTTTTTTGCAGATCAGTATCCAGAAGAAGTTGCAGGTGTGATATTGGTGGACAGCCAATATCCTGATGATAAAAAATATTTATCGCCGGCACTCTATAAAATGGTCAATAAGGGTCTTCCGAGTGTCTTTTTAAAATTTGC
Coding sequences:
- a CDS encoding alpha/beta hydrolase; the protein is MKRFLKWVKRIGLGLAALAALLLIAGFIFERICRNDAEKINPDGNFVEVDDHRLHYYKKGNGGPTVVFETAFDPAGHLQWYHIQQELPKTYTTVSYDRSGILWSDRGQNPKSGEQMSRELHLLLEKANMPKPYILVGHSFGGTLVRFFADQYPEEVAGVILVDSQYPDDKKYLSPALYKMVNKGLPSVFLKFANNFGLARLMFKGMFPNDTQYKYQNSIMPALLYKSADAVLEEQAHMSSIKSKASKIRSFGSIPILILTAADKKRYDSSIKDEKLKSEMISAWDKMQKDLLFLSTDSRQILIPDSGHYINQEQPKAIEDAVNDMVSKISHQK